CGCCAGTGCGATCAGGCCGATCCGCGGCTCCAGCCAGAACAGCACCAGCGCAAGGCCGGGGGGCACCACCAGCCCGGTCAGGACCGGGGTGAAGACATGGGCGGGCAGCTGCGCCACCTCCATCACCCCCTGGGTCAGCGCATGGTTCAGGCGGCCGGTCGCGGCGCTGTCGAACCAGCCGATGGGCAGGCGCGCGACATGATTGCCAAGCCGCAGGCGGACCCCTTCGAGAACCGCGATTCCCACCTTGATGCCGGCCTGTTCGACCTGTCTGCGCAGGATCAGGCAGGCCAGCGCGCCCGTCAGCAGGGCGGCCAGCCAGGGCAGCGCGGCCGCCGCATCGCCCTGCAGCAGGCGCAGCAGAACGGGGACGGTCAGCGCGATGGTAATCGTGTTCAGCGCGCCCGAGGCCAGCGCCATTGCGGCGTAGTGGCGGAAGATCTTCACATCGTCGCCCAGCAATTTCAGGAACATGCGCATCATCGGGCGATCTCCGGGTCTTGGGTCGGGGCGGGCAGCTGCGATCCGCTCTGCGCCCAGAGCGTGGCATAGCGCCCGTTTCGCGCCAGAAGCGCCTCATGGGTGCCGGTTTCCGCGATGCGGCCATCCTGCAGCACCACGATGCGGTCGGCCCCGGTAACGGTTTCCAGCCGGTGCGCGATGACCAGCAGCGTGCGGCCCCGCGCCAGTTCGGACAGCGCCTTCTGAAGCGCCAGCTCGCCTTCGGCATCCATCGCCGAGGTCACCTCGTCGAGCACGAGCAGCGGCGGGTTGAGCAGCAGCGCGCGGGCGATGCTGACGCGCTGCGCCTCGCCGCCCGAGAGCATGGCGTCGCGCCCCAGGATGCTGTCATAGCCCTGCGGCAGGGCCAGGATGCGGTCATGGATCTGGGCGGCCCTGGCCGCGGCCGTCACCTCTTCGCGGGTCGCATCGGGACGGCCCAGGGCGATGTTGTCATGCAGGCTGGCATGGATCAGCTGCACGTCCTGCAGCACGAAGCCCATGCGCCGGTACAGCTCGGCAGGCACGATGTCGCGCAGATCGGTCCCGCCCAGCGTGATCCGCCCCTCGGTGGGATCGAAGAACCGCAGCGCCAGCCGCGCGATGGTGGATTTTCCCGCCCCCGAGGCGCCGACAATGGCGGTCATGGTGCCGGGCTCCAGCGTCAGGTCGATGTCCGAAAGGGTCTCGGTTCCGTCCTCATAGGCATAGCTGACCGCCTCGAAGCACAGCCGGTTTCCGTCGGGCGTCACGCCCTCGCCGGGGGGCGGCACGGGCAGGGTCGGGGTGTTCAGCACCGCGTCGATCCGGTCGGCTGCGGCGGTGGAATGTGCCAGCCCATGCGCCATGAAGCCCAGAAGCAGAAGCGGCGCCGAGACCCCCGGCGCGATCAGAAGGAACGGAAGAAGATCGGCCGGGGCCATCCATCCGGCTCCGATGAACAGCGCACCCGAGGCGAGCACGATGCTGACCACGGTGACGGGGGTGATCAGCGCGTTGGCCGTCGCCAGCGGGGCGACCAGCGGCTTCGTGAAGCGCAGGAACGCGTCCAGGAACCGATGCACCGCCCCCGAATAGGCCTCATGCGCCTCGCCGGTCTTGCCGAAGGTGCGCAGGACCGGCATCGCCCTGCCGAACTCTCCCACCGCATCGCCGATCGCGGTCTGGGCCGAGACATAGCTTGCCATGCGGTCCGGGCCGATGGATCTGCGGGTGGCGCCGAAAATGAGGTAATAGAGCGGGAAGGGCGCGAGGCTGACGATCGCCATGCGCCAGTCGACAAGGGCGAGGAACGCTGCGGCGGCGGCGATGGCGCCGAAGCAGCGCGCCCGCGTGGTGAAATAATGCGCCGAGAGCTCGTGCAGCGTGTTCATGTCGTCCTGCAGCGCCCGCTTGACGCTGCCCGAGCTGCGCGAGGTGAACCAGCCCAGCGGAACCTGCGTGAGACGCTCGGTCAGGCGGTTGCGCAAGGTGTCGGTCAGGGAATTGTCGGCGAGGTGGGCCAGGTATTCCGCCAGCGTCAGCAGGGACAATCCGACGACGAGCGCCGCGATACAGATCGTCGCGACGGTCAGCACCGGCACCGTCGCCGCGGCCTCGGGCAGGCCAAGCGCCTGACGCCCGATCAGGGCGATCCCGGCCAGCGGCACAAGGGTCAGGATCTGCCCGGCGCCGGCAAGTGCGGCGGCCAGGCGCAGCTGCATGCGAATCGGCGCCAGGAGGCGGGTGATCGGCGGGGTGGAGGGCCCGGCGGGGCCATTGGGCTGTGTTGTCATGTCACCAGGCATTCAGTCGATGGGCGCGCCGCCCGGGGGGGTGGATTTTCTATAGGGTCCATAAACTAAACATGCAAGAAAGACCCAGAGAAACACTCGGATATGAAAGGCGGGCTGTTTGTCAGACTGTGGCGCAGGCGTTACCTTCGTGTGATCACGCTTTGCCGCGCAATGGAGATGCCGCGATGACCGATCCCAAGCCCAGACCCGGCCGAGGCCGCCCGCGGACCATCACCCGCGAGCGGGTTGCCGATGCCGGCATCGCCCTGGGTCTGGCGCAGTTGTCCGTCGTGGGCGTCGCGGCCGCTTTGGGGGTCACGCAGATGGCGCTTTACAAGCGTGTCGGCGGCCTCGAAGAGCTGCGCAGCCTGGTCGCCGAGGAGGCCTTCCTGCGCTGGCCCCTGCCGGACCCTGAAGAGGATGCGGATCTCGAGGCCTATCTGCACCGTTTCAGCCTCAGCCTCTGGCGTCTGGTGCACCGGCATGCGGGGATTGCGCCCTACCTTCTGCGCCGCGACTGGATCACCGATGCGATGCTGTGCCACACGCAAGAACACCAGGCGCGGGTGGCCGAGTGCTTCGGGCTGACAGCGGCGCAGTCCAGTCGGCTGGTCTTTACCGTTGCCTATCATTGCTGCGCCATCGCCGATACGTCCCGGTCGGAGGCGCCCTCGGAGGCACCGGACGGGGAGAAGATCGAACCGTTGCACGAGTTCGGCCTGAAGGCGCTGATTGCCGGAGCGATCGCGCTGAGCGGGGATGACGGGTGAGCCCGGCCGGAAGGGGCGTGTCGGTGGCGCCTGTCTCCGCCGGAATGAGAGCTGCGACCGGCTCGGCCCTCCAATTTAGTTTATCTTAATAAACTAATTGACAGGTAGGATTTCAGACGGCATCTACGGAGCATCTGACGCGTATGGATCGGTGCCCCAGTGCATCCATGCCGTCAGGTCGACGAAGGTTACGTGCCAGACTGCAATTCCGAGAGCCATGGGCGCCGCCCGCCACCGATGCGTTGAAGCCTCCCTTCGTCCGATAGCCAGCTTCCGATAGCCAGCTTCTGGTTGCCACAGGGTGTGAACGGGATTCTCGACAGGCCGGAAATCCAGCGAATATCGGAAGATGCCGCGCGACCCCGGAGCGGGTTTCGCCGGTCGTGACCGCCATCGTGATGTGGCGGCAGGCATCGCGCGGCAGATCCGGCCGCGCGCCGGTTGGCTCTGTTTGTCCCGGAGAGACACGACATCCCAAGAAACAGTCAATATTCGGGACGAACATGATGCAAATACGTCTTTCCAGCCGCGCGGCGCTCATGGCCAGCGCGCTTGTTGCCCCGGTCTGCATTGCGCCGGGGACAGCCCTTGCCCAGCAGGGCCCCGACACGGGCTATTACCTGGGGGATATCATCATCCGCGGCAATATCGCGGAGCGGTCCCTGAAGGATACCTCCAGTTCGGTCAGCGTTCTGGGGGATGAGGAGATCGAGGAAAAGTCCGCATCGGGGACGGTCAACGAGGTCATCGCCGACACGCCGAACGTGCTCATTCCCGGCTCTACCAGCGCGCCCATCATCCGGGGGGTCGACACCGACGGCCCGCTGATCGGCGGCAACGCCTATCTGGCCAAGCCGCTGCCACGCGCGACGATGAGTATCGACGGGCGCTATGTCTCTTCGGTGGAGCTTGGCGCCGGCGGCGGCACGACCTGGGATGTCGAGTCGATCGAGGTGTTCCGCGGGCCGCAGACAACCTCGCAGGGGGCCAACGCGATCGCGGGCGCGGTGGTGGTGACCACCAAGGATCCGACCTTCGAGCCGGAATATTCCGCTCAGGCGGTCTATGGCAGCCGGAACAAGCGCAGGCTGTCCTTCGCGGCCTCCGGCCCGCTCAGCCAGGATTTCGCGGCGCGGCTTGCGCTGGATTACACCGGTCGCGACACCTTCGTCGATTACACCCACCCGGATTTCACCGAGCCGGATTTCGACTATGATTTCGCCTCGCTGAACGGCCGCCTGAAGCTTTTGTGGGAACCGGCGGATATGCCGGGGCTGCGGGTCAAGCTGACCTATTCGCATACCGATCTGCACCGTCCCAGCAACGAGCAGGTGACCAAGCCCTATCGCGACCTCGATAATGCGAGTGATTACCAGGACTACATGGATGTGATCGCGGACGGGGTGGTGCTGGATACCCAGTACGACTTCGACAACGGGATACGGCTGTCGAACCAGCTTCAGTATTCCGAAGCCGACTATGATTTTACCTTTGCCGCCCCCTATTCCGGCACCGCCGCGCGCGATTCCGCAACGCTCAGCAACGAGCTGAAGCTGACCCTGGGCCAGGGCGAGGATATCTGGAGCGGTGTTCTGGGGGTCTATTTCTCCGATGAGGATGCCGATGCGGATTTCGCCAACAGCTATGAGGGGGTCCCGTTGGGCAGCGCCGATCTGTCCTACCGGACCCGCAGCCTCGCGCTGTTCGGCGAGGCGACCTGGCGCTTTGCCTCCGACTGGGCGCTGACCGGCGGGCTGCGCCTGCAACAGGACAGGATCGAAATCGAGGGCAAGACCAGCTATGTCGTGGACGAGAGGCTCGATTATGACGAGACCTTTACCGAAATCCTGCCGGCGCTGACGCTTTCGCATGACCTCAATTCCGACTGGACGCTGGGCGCCACGGTCAGCAAGGGCTATCTGCCCGGCGGCTCGGGCACCAATTTCCATGGCAAGGAGTATTACGAGTTCGACCCCGAGACGGCTTTGAATTCCGAGATCTTCCTCCGGGGGAGCGCGCTTGACGGGGCGCTCGATGTCTCAGCCAACCTGTTTTACACCAAATACAGGGATATCCAGCGGTCGGTGATCAACTGCCTGAACGCCGATTGCAGCGTGACGCAGGGCTCGATGATCGTGAACGGCGAGCGCGCCCATGCCTATGGCTTCGAGTTGAGCGCCGATTATCAGGCGAGTTCGACCTTGCGCCTGTCGGGCGATATCGGGGCGTTGCAGACCGAGGTGACCGAGTTCAGCGATCATGACGGCACCAAATACGAAGGCAACGAGTTCGCGCGCTCTCCGGGCTATTCTGTCGGACTTGGCGCGGCCTGGGACATCACGCCGGATGTGACGCTTCAGGGCGACATGCGCTATGTCGACGGCTATTACAGCGACGACACCAATGAGCCCGCTGCCGAGGTCGATGGCTATGCGCTTGCCAATATGCGCCTGAGCTACCGCCCGCGCGACGGGGTCGAGTATTTCGCCTATGTGAATAACGTTTTCGACAACCGCGCCGCGCTGTCGGTCAGCACGAACGACGCGGCGGAAATCGCCCAGCCGCGCGAATTGGGCCTCGGCCTCCGGGTGACGTTCTGAACGCCTGCGCGCAGGCCGGGTGGTCCGGTCCGCGCGCTGGTTTCGCCTTGCAGCGCGGCGCCCGCCCGGGCGCCGCGTTTTTCATCTCGGGCGATGGCCGCCGCCCGGTGGGCAACGATGTCCCTGATCCCCAAGGTTTGGTATGTTATAAGGTCGTTCACCCCCGCGAGCGGAGGCAGGCTGTCGAGGGCTGCTGTCAGCGCGGCATGGCGGGGTACTCCTTTCCCAAGATAGCATGGAAAGAAGGCTAAGTAGACAGTTCGGGCGCACGGTGTTGGAGGAGGTCTCCCGCGTGAAGATGTGCGCGGTCCTTTACTAGTCCGTCGAGGCGCTCCTCGCCGGCGTACAGCCGGTCGAACTCAGCATCCAACGAGCGCAGCGCATCGTTGACGACGGACCTGATCTTGCGCAGCAGATGCCTTGCGGTATTGTGCTCCTCGAGATCGACGTAACTGAATAGCGATCCCGTCACCTTGTCCGATCCGTGCATCGCCGTCTCCGACCCTGCCGTGGTGGCGATGAACCATGTTCCACGAAGGGCGTCGAGGCCGGAGTTTTTCAGCAGCCTGTTAGGAGATCTGGCAGAGAAGTGGCGCTGAATTCTCATTCTCGGCGGCATTTTGAAATTCCGCCACAATCTCGCTAAGCAAATTTGTTGCGGCGGTCAAAGCTGTCGTTGCAGCAGACGTTTCTTCAAACATTGCTGCATTCTGCTGTGTAAGCTGATCAAGCTCACCCATGGTATGTTTCAAATCGGCGATTCCTTGTGAGTGGGTCCCGACCGTCGATGCAATGTTCTGCATGGAGTCAGATGCCTTGCGCACCGCTTCTAGAACACCACGAAGGACGGTGCCGGCGTTGTCGACGAGTTCCACACCGTTTTGAACCTGCCGGGCGCTATCGTTTATGAGAGCACTGATTTCGCGGGCCGCATCCGAAGAACGGCCAGCAAGCGCACGAACTTCCGATGCGACAACAGCGAAGCCTTGACCGGCCGACCCCGCACGCGCGGCCTCGACCCCGGCATTGAGCGCAAGGAGGTTGGTCTGAAACGCTACGTCTTCAATCAAATCGACAACTGACAGGATCTGGCCTGAGCTGCTCCTGATTTGACCCATTGCGTCCAACGCACCGTCGACTACTTTCATGCCGTTTTCCGCATCGGCTCTCATCTCGGCCGTCGTCATCGCGACCTGCCGGGCGTCTTCTGATGCGGAGGACATGACCTCACTGATTGCATCAATACGCGAGGTCACACTTCCCAGAGCGTGCGCCTGATCCTCTGTCCGTTTGGCAAGTTTCTCGGATGCCGAGGCAATGTTTCTTGTATCCGACTTGATTGAATCCGCGTTTTCCTGGACGCTGAACATGGCGGCCGACAACGAGTTGACAGCGCTGTTGAATTCGTTCCGCAGCGGTTCGAACTGATCCGGAAAGATCGTCTCTATGCGTGTCGCAAGGTCCCCTTTGGCCAATTTGGTCAAAGCCGCGCTGAACCGCTCCATGACATTGAGCTGCTCGGCTTCCTTTTGGGTCAAATTCAGTTGCAGCTCTTGAGAGCTTGCCAACGCATCGGATAGCCTTGCTGCCTCTTGCTCGATCTGGTCACGCTGACTGAGCTGCATGCGCAAAAGGTAAAGCAGACCTCCGGTTTCGGCTACCCACACGGTGCCGTGTAGCGCCAGGCGCCCCAAATCAACCAGCAAGCCGCTACTCGGATAAATCAGCGTCGGCAGAAAAAACGTCAGCAGTGCGTGATGAACAATGACGATTCCTGAAGCGGAGAGAAGCGCCCGCTGGTCCTGCAGGATAACCAGTACCGCCAGCACGGCAAAATAGATCAGGTGGGAGTCAAGTTGCCAAGGGTTTCCGGCCAGTGCCGCAGTCAGCAGAGGCAATTGACCCATCGCACCAAGCGACACTGCGATCCGCGCCATACTCCCGCCACGGCGCTGAAGGCCGATGGTCACCGCGGCAATCGCGAGAGACATCGCCAGAAACGGCCACGGAGACAAGCCCGCCAACCAAGCACCGATCGCCGGAACGGGCGTTAGCAGAACGTTGAGATAGCCAATCAGGCGTAGACCTTTTGCCTGCGCAATTTCCAGGGAAGAGGTGGAATCGGCCATTTTAAACTCCACAAAGTTGCGCTGCGATCGCGCCGTCGAGGACCAACCATGCACCTTCGGTTTTCAGACGCTCGGGAAAGTCCTCTGGATGGTCGTCTGCAACGGCGAGCAGGGCGAACGGCGCGCGCGTCGGGCCGATGGGGCGTCCGCCCGCACGCCGCAGGATGTCAGGCAAGCCGTTCATGGGGCCGACAACAAGAAGTGTGGTCGCTGTTTGAATGGGACGACCAGTTAACGCCAATACGGGCGCCGCGACCAAGGGCCCCAGGATCAAACATATCATTGCGACGACGCGCATCACGACCTTCCCAAAAGAATCACTCGGTCTCTTAGAGATAGGGTCGTGTAATTACCTTGCGATTAACATTCTGCCTAGCAGGTCGTTGAAAAGGATCCGTTAGAGAAACACTTTCCACGGAATTGTCGATTTGTTTGCGAATTGGGGTCTCGGGTTCGGCCCGAATGCTCTCTTTTCGGCTTCAGGCAGCGAGCAGTTTCGGCAATCCTCGCGAGATTGCAGGTCGTCATCGAAAGCGTGAATCGGTCCCGTACGCGCTCGATGCCGCGATACATGGTCTGCGCCATGCCGCCGATGGCTTCGGCCAAGCCGAAGGGGTCCTCGAACTTCTTCCGGCGCCTCTCAGATTTCGCATAGTCTGGGTGCCGGCTGGTTCTGCCATCGATTGGGGAGTGGCGAGACTTCTGTGCGACAGGCAGTGTGAACGCCGTCTGGTGCAGCTCGGCGACAAAGCCGACGATGCCCCAGCCACGGCAACGCGCTATCGAAACTGCGCCATTCAAGTTTCTAGGTTACCGGTCTGCGTCATGCCAGATGCAACATAGCCGCCATCGACGGTTAGGACTTCGCCGTTTACATATGACGCTGCGGGGCTTGCAAGAAAAGCGACCGCTTCGGCGATATCCTCTGGCTGGCCACGACGGCGCGCCGGGATCATCTCCAGAACGCGCTTCCAGGTATCTTCGCTATAGGCCGCCAGCGTCATCGGGGTTTCGATAATTCCCGGCGCGATGGCATTTGCCGTGATGCTTCTGGAGCCCAGTT
The genomic region above belongs to Rhodovulum sulfidophilum DSM 1374 and contains:
- a CDS encoding ABC transporter ATP-binding protein yields the protein MQLRLAAALAGAGQILTLVPLAGIALIGRQALGLPEAAATVPVLTVATICIAALVVGLSLLTLAEYLAHLADNSLTDTLRNRLTERLTQVPLGWFTSRSSGSVKRALQDDMNTLHELSAHYFTTRARCFGAIAAAAAFLALVDWRMAIVSLAPFPLYYLIFGATRRSIGPDRMASYVSAQTAIGDAVGEFGRAMPVLRTFGKTGEAHEAYSGAVHRFLDAFLRFTKPLVAPLATANALITPVTVVSIVLASGALFIGAGWMAPADLLPFLLIAPGVSAPLLLLGFMAHGLAHSTAAADRIDAVLNTPTLPVPPPGEGVTPDGNRLCFEAVSYAYEDGTETLSDIDLTLEPGTMTAIVGASGAGKSTIARLALRFFDPTEGRITLGGTDLRDIVPAELYRRMGFVLQDVQLIHASLHDNIALGRPDATREEVTAAARAAQIHDRILALPQGYDSILGRDAMLSGGEAQRVSIARALLLNPPLLVLDEVTSAMDAEGELALQKALSELARGRTLLVIAHRLETVTGADRIVVLQDGRIAETGTHEALLARNGRYATLWAQSGSQLPAPTQDPEIAR
- a CDS encoding TetR/AcrR family transcriptional regulator — translated: MTDPKPRPGRGRPRTITRERVADAGIALGLAQLSVVGVAAALGVTQMALYKRVGGLEELRSLVAEEAFLRWPLPDPEEDADLEAYLHRFSLSLWRLVHRHAGIAPYLLRRDWITDAMLCHTQEHQARVAECFGLTAAQSSRLVFTVAYHCCAIADTSRSEAPSEAPDGEKIEPLHEFGLKALIAGAIALSGDDG
- a CDS encoding TonB-dependent receptor, whose protein sequence is MQIRLSSRAALMASALVAPVCIAPGTALAQQGPDTGYYLGDIIIRGNIAERSLKDTSSSVSVLGDEEIEEKSASGTVNEVIADTPNVLIPGSTSAPIIRGVDTDGPLIGGNAYLAKPLPRATMSIDGRYVSSVELGAGGGTTWDVESIEVFRGPQTTSQGANAIAGAVVVTTKDPTFEPEYSAQAVYGSRNKRRLSFAASGPLSQDFAARLALDYTGRDTFVDYTHPDFTEPDFDYDFASLNGRLKLLWEPADMPGLRVKLTYSHTDLHRPSNEQVTKPYRDLDNASDYQDYMDVIADGVVLDTQYDFDNGIRLSNQLQYSEADYDFTFAAPYSGTAARDSATLSNELKLTLGQGEDIWSGVLGVYFSDEDADADFANSYEGVPLGSADLSYRTRSLALFGEATWRFASDWALTGGLRLQQDRIEIEGKTSYVVDERLDYDETFTEILPALTLSHDLNSDWTLGATVSKGYLPGGSGTNFHGKEYYEFDPETALNSEIFLRGSALDGALDVSANLFYTKYRDIQRSVINCLNADCSVTQGSMIVNGERAHAYGFELSADYQASSTLRLSGDIGALQTEVTEFSDHDGTKYEGNEFARSPGYSVGLGAAWDITPDVTLQGDMRYVDGYYSDDTNEPAAEVDGYALANMRLSYRPRDGVEYFAYVNNVFDNRAALSVSTNDAAEIAQPRELGLGLRVTF
- a CDS encoding methyl-accepting chemotaxis protein, which translates into the protein MADSTSSLEIAQAKGLRLIGYLNVLLTPVPAIGAWLAGLSPWPFLAMSLAIAAVTIGLQRRGGSMARIAVSLGAMGQLPLLTAALAGNPWQLDSHLIYFAVLAVLVILQDQRALLSASGIVIVHHALLTFFLPTLIYPSSGLLVDLGRLALHGTVWVAETGGLLYLLRMQLSQRDQIEQEAARLSDALASSQELQLNLTQKEAEQLNVMERFSAALTKLAKGDLATRIETIFPDQFEPLRNEFNSAVNSLSAAMFSVQENADSIKSDTRNIASASEKLAKRTEDQAHALGSVTSRIDAISEVMSSASEDARQVAMTTAEMRADAENGMKVVDGALDAMGQIRSSSGQILSVVDLIEDVAFQTNLLALNAGVEAARAGSAGQGFAVVASEVRALAGRSSDAAREISALINDSARQVQNGVELVDNAGTVLRGVLEAVRKASDSMQNIASTVGTHSQGIADLKHTMGELDQLTQQNAAMFEETSAATTALTAATNLLSEIVAEFQNAAENENSAPLLCQIS